The genomic DNA CGGTATCTGGGTTGGACACTTTCCGATGTGCGGAACATACCTGAACGAGCCCTCAGCTATGTCGCCAAGCAGATTCGCGTAAATGCGTCCGAATTCCAAACTTACTTTCAAAGAGAGGCAACGAGATATGAACATTTAGAAGAAATTCGTCGGGAGTATGGATTCTCCACCTTCACACCCAGCGAATATCGTTGGCTCTCGAAACTGTTGACGGAACATGCGATGGTCAACGGCAGCCCGTTGCATCTCATTCAAATTGGTTTAGATGAGCTGCGTAAGCGCAAAGTGATCTTGCCTGCGATGGCAACCATCGAAAGGGCCGTATGGGAAGCACGGAAACGAACAGAGGATAGGATTTTCAAGGTACTCAGCGCTTCATTGACAGACAGTCAAATGCTTAGTTTGGATGGCTTACTATCCCTGGTGCCTGGTACCAATAAAACGTATTTGGCTTGGTTACAGGAGGTCCCTGGCCAGTCCTCTCCGGATACGTTTCTAAAGGTTGTCGACAAACTTGAGTATGTCCGAGCACTGAAGCTCCAAGTAGATACCCAGGGGATCCATCCAAACCGGCTACGACAATTATCTAAAATTGGCTCGCGGTACGAGCCGCGATCATTCCGTCGATTCAATGACCCCAAGAAATACGCTATACTCGCGGCTTACCTACTTGATTTGATTCAAGACCTGACCGATCAAGCATTTGAAATACACGACAGGCAGATTATGTCTCTGTTATCAAAGGGAAGAAAGGCACAGGAGGAAGTTCAGAAACATAACGGAAAGTCCATCAACGAAAAGGTCGTTCATTTTGCCAGTTTAGGGGATGCACTGATAAAGGCTCGTAACGAAGGAGTCGACCCGTTTGTCGCGCTAGAAGCCGTTATGCCGTGGGACAAGCTGGTTGCTTCCGTGGAGGAGGCAAAAAGCCTTGCACGACCGGTTGATTACGATTACTTAGACTTGCTGGAGAAGAAGTTCTACTCACTTCGGAAGTACACACCAACGTTGCTGAAGTCCCTAGAATTCCGCTCAACCAGGTCTGCGGAATCCCTGATGAGAGCGGTTGACATCATCCGCGACATGAACGAATCCGGAAAACGCAAAGTACCGGAAGACGCACCCCTTGAATTTGTGTCGAATCGCTGGCAAAAGCATGTCTATGACGATGATGGAACCATTAACCGTCATTATTATGAGATGGCGGTTCTTACCGAACTGCGAAACTATGTCCGTTCCGGGGATGTATCCATTGTTGGGAGCCGACAACACAAGGACTTCGATGAGTATCTGGTCTCTACGGAAGATTGGGCAAGGCTTGAGCCAACTCAGGCTCGGTTTGCGGTGAGTATATCCGCCAATGAGTATCTGGAAGAGCGTATGGAATCATTGTCAAAACGCTTAGAATGGGTATCGTCTAACATCGAGGGGCTGGAAGGTGTAGACCTGGAGCACGGAACACTGCACATAGATCGGTTGGAAAAGGACGTACCTGATGAAGCAAGAGAGTTTAGCTTATCACTCTACGAATTGCTACCTCGCGTCAAACTAACGGATTTACTGATTGAAGTAGCTCAATGGACCGGATTTCACGAACAGTTTGTTCATGCTTCCACCAACCGTATGCCGAACGAAGAGGAAACCACTGTAGTGATGGCCACCCTTATGGCGATGGGAACAAACGTAGGCCTTACAAAGATGGCTGAATCTACACCAGGTATTTCGTATCGGCAGATGGCAAATGTAGCACAATGGCGGCTCTACGAGGATGCGATGAATAAAGCTCAAGCTGTACTGGTGAATTTTCATCACCGCTTAGCCCTACCGTCCTATTGGGGCGATGGAACCACGTCGTCATCAGATGGCATGCGCGTACCGAT from Alicyclobacillus sp. SO9 includes the following:
- a CDS encoding Tn3 family transposase is translated as MYTRVRELLTPEERLKYMEIPNDIDEWTLGTRFTFTSHDIEVIQRHRRDYNRLGFAVQLCVLRYLGWTLSDVRNIPERALSYVAKQIRVNASEFQTYFQREATRYEHLEEIRREYGFSTFTPSEYRWLSKLLTEHAMVNGSPLHLIQIGLDELRKRKVILPAMATIERAVWEARKRTEDRIFKVLSASLTDSQMLSLDGLLSLVPGTNKTYLAWLQEVPGQSSPDTFLKVVDKLEYVRALKLQVDTQGIHPNRLRQLSKIGSRYEPRSFRRFNDPKKYAILAAYLLDLIQDLTDQAFEIHDRQIMSLLSKGRKAQEEVQKHNGKSINEKVVHFASLGDALIKARNEGVDPFVALEAVMPWDKLVASVEEAKSLARPVDYDYLDLLEKKFYSLRKYTPTLLKSLEFRSTRSAESLMRAVDIIRDMNESGKRKVPEDAPLEFVSNRWQKHVYDDDGTINRHYYEMAVLTELRNYVRSGDVSIVGSRQHKDFDEYLVSTEDWARLEPTQARFAVSISANEYLEERMESLSKRLEWVSSNIEGLEGVDLEHGTLHIDRLEKDVPDEAREFSLSLYELLPRVKLTDLLIEVAQWTGFHEQFVHASTNRMPNEEETTVVMATLMAMGTNVGLTKMAESTPGISYRQMANVAQWRLYEDAMNKAQAVLVNFHHRLALPSYWGDGTTSSSDGMRVPIGVSALHADANPHYGHGKGATIYRFVSDQFSSFYTKVINTNARDAVHVIDGLLHHETDLAIEEHYTDTAGYTDQVFGLTHLLGFHFAPRLRDLSDSKLFSFGKAADFPKLEKLLRGQINTKVIRENYDDVLRLAYSIREGTVSASLIMGKLGSYARQNRLATALREMGRIEKTIFILDYISSEALRRKINRGLNKGEAMNAIARAIFFGKRGELRERALQDQLQRASALNILINAISVWNTVYLTKAMEFKKAQGGLREELLHHISPLGWEHINFLGEYTFNVSQPRDLDSLRPLRVQAAAP